One genomic region from Prunus persica cultivar Lovell chromosome G3, Prunus_persica_NCBIv2, whole genome shotgun sequence encodes:
- the LOC18782510 gene encoding protein trichome birefringence-like 43 isoform X2 translates to MFSLCVYIFGATLVLLIVLSVLHHEVHGGLVGSDIDGCDVSQGNWVFDDSYPLYAAPSCPFLEKVFDCVKNGRPDRDYLKYRWQPSACSLPRFNGSRLLTELRGKSIMFIGDSLSLNQWQSLTCMLYTSVPEAKYTSVRTGGLSTFTFLEYNVKLLFSRNALIVNIVRTPDGRILKLDSISTQDDKLWSGVDVLIFNMWHWWVHTGRKQPWNFIRVGNETYKDMDRLVAYEKALHTWATWVDSNVDSNKTKVFFQGVSPDHSNGREWGDPQANNCSAQSDPLPGPNYPGEAHPAEKVVEKVLRTMSKPVHLLNVTTLSQLRKDGHPSVYGLGGHRGLDCTHWCLAGVPDTWNVLLYAALTQN, encoded by the exons ATGTTCTCTCTGtgcgtatatatat TTGGTGCTACGCTAGTACTGCTAATTGTACTTTCCGTTCTGCATCACGAAGTGCATGGAGGACTTGTAGGGAGTGATATCGACGGCTGTGATGTGTCTCAAGGCAACTGGGTTTTTGATGATTCATATCCTCTTTATGCCGCGCCTAGCTGCCCCTTCCTTGAGAAAGTGTTTGACTGCGTAAAGAATGGTCGCCCTGATAGAGACTACCTCAAATATAGATGGCAGCCCTCTGCCTGCAGCTTACCAAG ATTCAATGGTAGTCGTTTGTTGACAGAACTTAGAGGGAAAAGCATCATGTTTATTGGGGACTCGTTGAGTTTGAACCAATGGCAGTCACTTACCTGCATGCTTTATACATCTGTTCCAGAGGCCAAATACACATCGGTCAGGACTGGAGGACTCTCCACATTCACATTCCTG GAATACAATGTTAAACTGTTGTTCTCCCGCAATGCCTTAATTGTGAACATTGTACGCACACCTGATGGCCGAATCCTAAAACTTGACTCAATCTCAACTCAAGATGACAAACTGTGGTCCGGAGTCGACGTATTGATCTTCAACATGTGGCATTGGTGGGTTCACACCGGCAGAAAGCAACC ATGGAACTTTATTCGAGTGGGGAATGAAACTTATAAGGACATGGATCGCTTGGTTGCATACGAGAAGGCACTGCACACTTGGGCAACATGGGTAGACTCCAATGTGGACTCTAACAAAACCAAGGTCTTCTTCCAGGGTGTTTCTCCAGATCATAGCAA TGGAAGAGAGTGGGGTGATCCTCAAGCAAATAACTGCAGTGCACAATCAGACCCACTACCAGGTCCAAACTATCCAGGAGAAGCACATCCAGCAGAGAAAGTAGTAGAGAAAGTGTTACGTACCATGTCAAAGCCAGTCCATTTGCTGAATGTTACAACTCTTTCACAACTTAGAAAAGATGGGCACCCGTCTGTCTACGGCCTTGGTGGGCACAGGGGCTTGGACTGCACCCATTGGTGTTTAGCCGGAGTACCTGATACTTGGAATGTGCTTCTTTATGCAGCTCTTACTCAAAATTAG
- the LOC18782510 gene encoding protein trichome birefringence-like 43 isoform X1 produces the protein MTFTIHVHSSISCSLCAYIYVCIVGATLVLLIVLSVLHHEVHGGLVGSDIDGCDVSQGNWVFDDSYPLYAAPSCPFLEKVFDCVKNGRPDRDYLKYRWQPSACSLPRFNGSRLLTELRGKSIMFIGDSLSLNQWQSLTCMLYTSVPEAKYTSVRTGGLSTFTFLEYNVKLLFSRNALIVNIVRTPDGRILKLDSISTQDDKLWSGVDVLIFNMWHWWVHTGRKQPWNFIRVGNETYKDMDRLVAYEKALHTWATWVDSNVDSNKTKVFFQGVSPDHSNGREWGDPQANNCSAQSDPLPGPNYPGEAHPAEKVVEKVLRTMSKPVHLLNVTTLSQLRKDGHPSVYGLGGHRGLDCTHWCLAGVPDTWNVLLYAALTQN, from the exons ATGACATTCACCATACATGTACATTCTTCCATTTCATGTTCTCTCTGtgcgtatatatatgtatgtatag TTGGTGCTACGCTAGTACTGCTAATTGTACTTTCCGTTCTGCATCACGAAGTGCATGGAGGACTTGTAGGGAGTGATATCGACGGCTGTGATGTGTCTCAAGGCAACTGGGTTTTTGATGATTCATATCCTCTTTATGCCGCGCCTAGCTGCCCCTTCCTTGAGAAAGTGTTTGACTGCGTAAAGAATGGTCGCCCTGATAGAGACTACCTCAAATATAGATGGCAGCCCTCTGCCTGCAGCTTACCAAG ATTCAATGGTAGTCGTTTGTTGACAGAACTTAGAGGGAAAAGCATCATGTTTATTGGGGACTCGTTGAGTTTGAACCAATGGCAGTCACTTACCTGCATGCTTTATACATCTGTTCCAGAGGCCAAATACACATCGGTCAGGACTGGAGGACTCTCCACATTCACATTCCTG GAATACAATGTTAAACTGTTGTTCTCCCGCAATGCCTTAATTGTGAACATTGTACGCACACCTGATGGCCGAATCCTAAAACTTGACTCAATCTCAACTCAAGATGACAAACTGTGGTCCGGAGTCGACGTATTGATCTTCAACATGTGGCATTGGTGGGTTCACACCGGCAGAAAGCAACC ATGGAACTTTATTCGAGTGGGGAATGAAACTTATAAGGACATGGATCGCTTGGTTGCATACGAGAAGGCACTGCACACTTGGGCAACATGGGTAGACTCCAATGTGGACTCTAACAAAACCAAGGTCTTCTTCCAGGGTGTTTCTCCAGATCATAGCAA TGGAAGAGAGTGGGGTGATCCTCAAGCAAATAACTGCAGTGCACAATCAGACCCACTACCAGGTCCAAACTATCCAGGAGAAGCACATCCAGCAGAGAAAGTAGTAGAGAAAGTGTTACGTACCATGTCAAAGCCAGTCCATTTGCTGAATGTTACAACTCTTTCACAACTTAGAAAAGATGGGCACCCGTCTGTCTACGGCCTTGGTGGGCACAGGGGCTTGGACTGCACCCATTGGTGTTTAGCCGGAGTACCTGATACTTGGAATGTGCTTCTTTATGCAGCTCTTACTCAAAATTAG
- the LOC18782510 gene encoding protein trichome birefringence-like 43 isoform X3, protein MDAFAVGATLVLLIVLSVLHHEVHGGLVGSDIDGCDVSQGNWVFDDSYPLYAAPSCPFLEKVFDCVKNGRPDRDYLKYRWQPSACSLPRFNGSRLLTELRGKSIMFIGDSLSLNQWQSLTCMLYTSVPEAKYTSVRTGGLSTFTFLEYNVKLLFSRNALIVNIVRTPDGRILKLDSISTQDDKLWSGVDVLIFNMWHWWVHTGRKQPWNFIRVGNETYKDMDRLVAYEKALHTWATWVDSNVDSNKTKVFFQGVSPDHSNGREWGDPQANNCSAQSDPLPGPNYPGEAHPAEKVVEKVLRTMSKPVHLLNVTTLSQLRKDGHPSVYGLGGHRGLDCTHWCLAGVPDTWNVLLYAALTQN, encoded by the exons ATGGATGCTTTTGCAGTTGGTGCTACGCTAGTACTGCTAATTGTACTTTCCGTTCTGCATCACGAAGTGCATGGAGGACTTGTAGGGAGTGATATCGACGGCTGTGATGTGTCTCAAGGCAACTGGGTTTTTGATGATTCATATCCTCTTTATGCCGCGCCTAGCTGCCCCTTCCTTGAGAAAGTGTTTGACTGCGTAAAGAATGGTCGCCCTGATAGAGACTACCTCAAATATAGATGGCAGCCCTCTGCCTGCAGCTTACCAAG ATTCAATGGTAGTCGTTTGTTGACAGAACTTAGAGGGAAAAGCATCATGTTTATTGGGGACTCGTTGAGTTTGAACCAATGGCAGTCACTTACCTGCATGCTTTATACATCTGTTCCAGAGGCCAAATACACATCGGTCAGGACTGGAGGACTCTCCACATTCACATTCCTG GAATACAATGTTAAACTGTTGTTCTCCCGCAATGCCTTAATTGTGAACATTGTACGCACACCTGATGGCCGAATCCTAAAACTTGACTCAATCTCAACTCAAGATGACAAACTGTGGTCCGGAGTCGACGTATTGATCTTCAACATGTGGCATTGGTGGGTTCACACCGGCAGAAAGCAACC ATGGAACTTTATTCGAGTGGGGAATGAAACTTATAAGGACATGGATCGCTTGGTTGCATACGAGAAGGCACTGCACACTTGGGCAACATGGGTAGACTCCAATGTGGACTCTAACAAAACCAAGGTCTTCTTCCAGGGTGTTTCTCCAGATCATAGCAA TGGAAGAGAGTGGGGTGATCCTCAAGCAAATAACTGCAGTGCACAATCAGACCCACTACCAGGTCCAAACTATCCAGGAGAAGCACATCCAGCAGAGAAAGTAGTAGAGAAAGTGTTACGTACCATGTCAAAGCCAGTCCATTTGCTGAATGTTACAACTCTTTCACAACTTAGAAAAGATGGGCACCCGTCTGTCTACGGCCTTGGTGGGCACAGGGGCTTGGACTGCACCCATTGGTGTTTAGCCGGAGTACCTGATACTTGGAATGTGCTTCTTTATGCAGCTCTTACTCAAAATTAG